The following proteins are co-located in the Spartinivicinus poritis genome:
- a CDS encoding site-specific integrase, whose translation MDYLRTRNGTFYFRKVIPMELRYLFCKGELQLSLRTKIKTEARTRAATLRGAINAAIDEIKSEKKLERKLAILEQLDIFLKSFINKKHKAYESLGTRHFKPRQGEVSQEKTKPKITTLSVLYIQFETEKVATEWGHKAKEDYYTAFKALIDLVGDVVPAKVNNTLANKYSQGLLTYPQRRTVGPNAKLSLKELDKRNSPTISARTAKNHFTQMNVFFNWLTQRKYIKANPLSGLAPKGKKTTTKKQSFNQNDLKLIFSQPLFKEKKYKCEWQYWLPILALYTGARLEELAQLSASDVKQEDAIYYLHIHSEENNQLKNENSARKIPLHCEVLSLGFLDYLATKQGQQLFQLNKVSGKYGKNVTKWFTRFKQHLGFGPAKVFHSFRHTFRDLAVESGVPSEHIKALLGHTQGDVTHGIYGSGFSLRMLNASLQKIEIRNFCMNL comes from the coding sequence AAGATAAAGACTGAAGCCCGTACTAGAGCGGCTACGTTGCGTGGGGCAATCAATGCAGCCATAGATGAGATAAAGTCAGAAAAGAAACTAGAACGAAAATTAGCTATCTTAGAGCAGCTTGATATCTTTCTTAAATCCTTCATAAATAAGAAACACAAGGCCTATGAAAGCTTAGGGACAAGGCACTTTAAGCCCAGGCAAGGAGAAGTAAGCCAGGAAAAAACTAAACCAAAAATAACTACCCTGTCAGTGTTGTATATCCAATTTGAAACTGAAAAAGTAGCTACTGAATGGGGACACAAAGCCAAGGAAGATTATTATACGGCATTTAAAGCCTTGATTGACTTGGTTGGTGATGTGGTCCCAGCAAAGGTGAATAACACCTTAGCCAATAAATACAGCCAAGGGTTGCTTACATATCCCCAGCGAAGAACTGTAGGCCCTAACGCTAAGCTCAGCCTGAAAGAGTTAGATAAGCGCAACTCCCCTACTATATCCGCTAGAACCGCTAAGAACCATTTTACCCAGATGAATGTCTTTTTTAATTGGCTTACCCAGCGTAAATATATCAAGGCTAATCCCCTGTCTGGTTTAGCACCTAAAGGAAAGAAGACCACAACAAAAAAGCAGTCATTTAATCAGAATGATTTAAAGCTCATCTTCAGTCAGCCACTGTTTAAGGAGAAAAAATATAAGTGTGAATGGCAATATTGGTTGCCTATTTTAGCTCTATATACGGGAGCACGTCTTGAAGAGCTGGCACAGCTTAGCGCTAGCGATGTTAAGCAGGAAGATGCCATTTACTACTTACATATTCATAGCGAGGAAAATAATCAATTAAAAAATGAAAACTCAGCTAGAAAAATACCCCTTCACTGTGAGGTCCTAAGCCTTGGCTTTCTCGACTATTTAGCTACAAAACAAGGACAGCAGCTCTTCCAATTAAATAAAGTGAGTGGGAAATACGGCAAGAATGTCACTAAATGGTTTACCCGATTTAAGCAGCATCTTGGCTTCGGTCCAGCTAAAGTCTTCCACAGCTTCCGGCATACCTTCAGGGACTTAGCGGTTGAGTCAGGCGTACCTAGCGAGCATATCAAGGCCTTATTAGGACACACGCAAGGGGATGTGACACACGGTATCTACGGCTCTGGGTTTAGTTTGAGGATGCTTAATGCGAGCTTACAGAAAATTGAGATAAGAAACTTTTGTATGAATTTGTGA
- a CDS encoding outer membrane beta-barrel protein, whose translation MKKAVLAVAVVSAFAVPAFAETNLNPFEDSKSGFYLGLGLGAADYDDSYSTAKDFYNEVGASGTLKYTTRDAAWKVFGGYRVNKYFGVEASYNNLGNPDADFYPSNGRSIVETEAEIKGYGLKAIGYYPINNSFELLASVGALKWEVEEETKGTSFVTGRSAKFKSKTEKGTSLTVGLGANYNLTDNIAFGLQWERINDVGDKKLAFGETDIDTYTLSAQYKF comes from the coding sequence ATGAAAAAAGCTGTATTAGCTGTTGCTGTAGTGTCAGCCTTTGCTGTACCTGCCTTTGCGGAAACTAATTTAAACCCTTTTGAAGATAGTAAAAGCGGGTTTTACCTAGGTCTTGGTCTAGGTGCTGCTGATTATGATGACTCTTATAGCACTGCTAAGGACTTTTATAATGAAGTGGGTGCCTCTGGTACTTTAAAATACACAACACGCGATGCTGCTTGGAAAGTATTTGGTGGATATCGTGTCAATAAATATTTTGGTGTAGAAGCTAGTTATAACAATTTAGGAAATCCTGACGCAGACTTTTATCCTAGTAATGGCCGTAGCATTGTTGAAACAGAGGCTGAAATTAAAGGATATGGATTAAAAGCTATAGGTTATTATCCAATTAACAATAGCTTTGAATTACTAGCAAGTGTTGGGGCTTTAAAATGGGAAGTTGAGGAGGAAACGAAGGGGACTTCTTTTGTTACCGGACGCTCTGCTAAATTTAAGTCTAAGACTGAGAAAGGTACTAGTTTAACTGTTGGCCTAGGAGCTAATTACAACCTAACTGATAACATTGCTTTCGGTCTTCAGTGGGAACGTATTAATGATGTAGGCGATAAGAAGTTAGCTTTTGGCGAAACTGACATCGATACCTACACTTTATCAGCTCAATACAAGTTCTAA